The Bicyclus anynana chromosome Z, ilBicAnyn1.1, whole genome shotgun sequence genome window below encodes:
- the LOC112053752 gene encoding protein ABHD13 isoform X2, with translation MLWVVSTFTLFGSFLIFWFYGFIVALVSLILGIIGILYNAQDLLLYYPNDPPDSRVFVLQPSTFKLPYESIKIKTKDGFKIHMFLILQANDSHRKPSMIFFHGNAGNMGQRLANVSGFYHKLNINVLLVEYRGYGLSEGSPSEQGLYIDAQSAFEYIMQRSDIDHSQIIVFGRSLGGAVAIDLASRPEYRDRIWALIVENTFTSIPDMARVILKWKCLSWLPMFCHKNKYMSLSKMRAVRCATLVVCGSADALVPPSMGRALLVRCGAAASRLAALPGAHDDTWTCAEYYPELQRFLALLPPHAPPHALSAVHVV, from the exons at GCTATGGGTTGTGTCTACATTTACATTATTTGGCAGTTTCTTAATATTTTGGTTCTATGGCTTTATTGTAGCTTTAGTGAGTCTAATTTTAGGaataatag GTATATTGTACAATGCACAAGACCTGCTGCTGTATTACCCCAACGACCCGCCAGACTCGCGTGTGTTTGTACTGCAGCCAAGTACCTTCAAATTGCCTTATGAAAGCATCAAGATTAAAACTAAAGATGGATTCAAAATACACATGTTTCTCATATTGCAAGCCAATGATAGCCATCGCAAACCATCCATGATCTTCTTTCATGGAAATGCTGGAAATATGGGCCAGAg ATTGGCGAATGTTTCTGGGTTTTATcacaaattaaacattaatgtGCTGCTAGTGGAATACAGAGGCTATGGTCTCTCTGAAGGTAGTCCATCAGAACAAGGCCTTTACATTGATGCCCAGAGCGCCTTTGAATACATTATGCAGAGAAGTGATATAGACCACTCGCAAATCATTGTATTTGGCAGATCTCTTG GAGGCGCCGTCGCCATCGACCTGGCATCCCGCCCTGAGTATCGTGATCGGATTTGGGCGCTCATCGTGGAAAATACCTTCACCAGTATACCAGACATGGCTCGCGTGATCCTTAAGTGGAAGTGCCTCAGCTGGCTACCAATGTTCTGCCACAAAAATAAG TACATGTCGTTGAGCAAGATGCGCGCGGTCCGCTGCGCGACGCTGGTGGTGTGCGGCTCGGCGGACGCGCTGGTCCCGCCGAGCATGGGGCGCGCGCTGCTCGTGCGCTGCGGCGCCGCCGCCAGCCGCCTCGCCGCGCTGCCCGGCGCGCACGACGACACGTGGACCTGCGCCGAGTACTACCCCGAGCTGCAGCGCTTCCTCGCGCTGCTGCCGCCGCACGCGCCGCCGCACGCGCTCAGCGCGGTGCACGTCGTGTGA
- the LOC112053752 gene encoding protein ABHD13 isoform X1, with translation MYNILRALLYRLWVVSTFTLFGSFLIFWFYGFIVALVSLILGIIGILYNAQDLLLYYPNDPPDSRVFVLQPSTFKLPYESIKIKTKDGFKIHMFLILQANDSHRKPSMIFFHGNAGNMGQRLANVSGFYHKLNINVLLVEYRGYGLSEGSPSEQGLYIDAQSAFEYIMQRSDIDHSQIIVFGRSLGGAVAIDLASRPEYRDRIWALIVENTFTSIPDMARVILKWKCLSWLPMFCHKNKYMSLSKMRAVRCATLVVCGSADALVPPSMGRALLVRCGAAASRLAALPGAHDDTWTCAEYYPELQRFLALLPPHAPPHALSAVHVV, from the exons ATGTATAACATACTACGTGCGTTACTTTACAGGCTATGGGTTGTGTCTACATTTACATTATTTGGCAGTTTCTTAATATTTTGGTTCTATGGCTTTATTGTAGCTTTAGTGAGTCTAATTTTAGGaataatag GTATATTGTACAATGCACAAGACCTGCTGCTGTATTACCCCAACGACCCGCCAGACTCGCGTGTGTTTGTACTGCAGCCAAGTACCTTCAAATTGCCTTATGAAAGCATCAAGATTAAAACTAAAGATGGATTCAAAATACACATGTTTCTCATATTGCAAGCCAATGATAGCCATCGCAAACCATCCATGATCTTCTTTCATGGAAATGCTGGAAATATGGGCCAGAg ATTGGCGAATGTTTCTGGGTTTTATcacaaattaaacattaatgtGCTGCTAGTGGAATACAGAGGCTATGGTCTCTCTGAAGGTAGTCCATCAGAACAAGGCCTTTACATTGATGCCCAGAGCGCCTTTGAATACATTATGCAGAGAAGTGATATAGACCACTCGCAAATCATTGTATTTGGCAGATCTCTTG GAGGCGCCGTCGCCATCGACCTGGCATCCCGCCCTGAGTATCGTGATCGGATTTGGGCGCTCATCGTGGAAAATACCTTCACCAGTATACCAGACATGGCTCGCGTGATCCTTAAGTGGAAGTGCCTCAGCTGGCTACCAATGTTCTGCCACAAAAATAAG TACATGTCGTTGAGCAAGATGCGCGCGGTCCGCTGCGCGACGCTGGTGGTGTGCGGCTCGGCGGACGCGCTGGTCCCGCCGAGCATGGGGCGCGCGCTGCTCGTGCGCTGCGGCGCCGCCGCCAGCCGCCTCGCCGCGCTGCCCGGCGCGCACGACGACACGTGGACCTGCGCCGAGTACTACCCCGAGCTGCAGCGCTTCCTCGCGCTGCTGCCGCCGCACGCGCCGCCGCACGCGCTCAGCGCGGTGCACGTCGTGTGA
- the LOC112053748 gene encoding serine/threonine-protein kinase tricornered has product MPGADSVRFSGHTLDKATKAKMTLENFYANLITQHLERQQRLHKLEESLKDEALTEAQRAEQRQLHAQKETEFLRLKRSRLGVDDFEPLKVIGRGAFGEVRLVQKKDTGHVYAMKILRKADMLEKEQVAHVRAERDVLVEADHQWVVKMYYSFQDPMNLYLIMEFLPGGDMMTLLMKKDTLSEECAQFYVAETALAIDSIHRLGFIHRDIKPDNLLLDARGHIKLSDFGLCTGLKKSHRTDFYRDLSRATPSDFGFFSSATASSALDSKRRAESWKRNRRALAYSTVGTPDYIAPEVFLQTGYGPQADWWSLGVIMYEMLIGYPPFCSESPQETYRKVMSWRESLTFPPEIPISEEARETILRFCSEPDRRLGSQRGIEDVKSVGFFRGVDWSHVRERPAAICVDVRSIDDTSNFDDFPDVKLEIPSAPISTEGEVAYKDWVFINYTFKRFEGLTQRGTPNKK; this is encoded by the exons ATGCCGGGTGCGGACAGCGTGCGCTTCAGCGGGCACACGCTGGACAAGGCCACCAAGGCCAAGATGACGCTGGAGAACTTCTACGCGAACCTCATCACGCAGCACCTGGAGCGGCAGCAGCGCCTGCACAAGCTGGAGGAGTCGCTCAAGGACGAGGCGCTGACGGAGGCGCAGCGGGCAGAGCAACGCCAGCTGCACGCACAGAAGGAGACGGAGTTTCTCCGGCTCAAGCGCTCGCGCCTCGGCGTCGACGACTTCGAGCCGCTCAAGGTCATCGGGCGCGGCGCCTTCGGGGAAGTGCGCCTCGTGCAGAAGAAAGACACGGGCCACGTGTACGCCATGAAGATCCTCCGCAAGGCCGACATGCTCGAGAAGGAGCAAGTGGCGCACGTGCGCGCCGAACGCGACGTGCTCGTCGAGGCCGACCACCAGTGGGTGGTGAAGATGTACTACAGCTTCCAGGACCCCATGAACCTGTACCTCATCATGGAGTTCCTGCCCGGCGGAGACATGATGACGCTGCTCATGAAGAAGGACACGCTCAGCGAGGAATGCGCGCAGTTCTACGTGGCGGAGACCGCGCTGGCCATCGACAGCATACACCGGCTGGGCTTCATCCACAG GGACATCAAGCCCGACAACCTGCTGCTGGACGCGCGCGGCCACATCAAGCTGAGCGACTTCGGGCTGTGCACGGGACTCAAGAAGAGCCACCGCACGGACTTCTACCGCGACCTGTCGCGCGCCACGCCCTCCGACTTCGGCTTCTTCTCTTCAGCGACGGCGTCCTCGGCGCTGGACTCGAAGCGGCGCGCCGAGTCGTGGAAACGGAACCGGCGCGCGCTGGCGTACTCCACCGTGGGCACGCCCGACTACATCGCGCCCGAGGTGTTCCTGCAGACCGGCTACGGCCCGCAGGCCGACTGGTGGAGCCTCGGCGTCATCAT GTACGAGATGCTGATCGGCTACCCGCCGTTCTGCTCGGAGTCGCCGCAAGAGACATACCGCAAGGTGATGTCGTGGCGCGAGTCGCTCACCTTCCCGCCCGAGATCCCCATCAGCGAGGAGGCGCGCGAGACCATCCTGCGCTTCTGCTCCGAGCCCGACCGCCG GCTGGGCTCGCAGCGCGGCATCGAGGACGTGAAGTCGGTGGGCTTCTTCCGCGGCGTGGACTGGAGCCACGTGCGCGAGCGCCCCGCCGCCATCTGCGTCGACGTGCGCTCCATCGACGACACGTCCAACTTCGACGACTTCCCCGACGTCAAGCTCGAGATAc CGTCGGCTCCCATCTCCACCGAGGGTGAGGTGGCGTACAAGGACTGGGTGTTCATCAACTACACGTTCAAGCGCTTCGAGGGGCTAACGCAGCGCGGCACACCCAACAAGAAGtga